The Shewanella mangrovisoli genome has a window encoding:
- a CDS encoding crotonase/enoyl-CoA hydratase family protein, which produces MSEPCVQVTIENGIAYVQLNRPEKYNAINYLMFSELDKAIKRIKSNSRIRLVILSGAGGHFSSGLDVKSVMSAPMQAFKLLFKWLPGNANLAQRVSLGWQRLPVPVIAVLEGCCYGGGMQIALGADVRIASPDSKLSIMEAKWGLVPDMAGLVALRQIMPKDQAMLLSLTAKVLSGEEASRLGLVTQLSDNPMLSAQQLAQELLNTSPDAAAAIKLSINRSWTASIRALLCRESWSQVRLLLGKNRAIAATRQLKDPNKAYQDRQSSW; this is translated from the coding sequence ATGAGTGAGCCTTGTGTGCAAGTAACGATTGAGAATGGCATTGCTTATGTCCAGCTCAATCGACCAGAAAAATATAATGCAATTAATTATTTAATGTTTAGCGAGTTGGATAAAGCGATTAAACGTATTAAATCAAATTCGCGTATTCGACTGGTGATTTTATCTGGAGCCGGAGGCCATTTTAGCTCGGGGCTGGACGTAAAGAGTGTGATGTCGGCACCGATGCAGGCATTTAAATTGCTGTTTAAATGGTTGCCAGGCAATGCCAACTTAGCGCAGAGAGTCTCCCTTGGCTGGCAGCGTTTACCCGTGCCGGTAATCGCAGTGTTGGAAGGCTGCTGCTATGGCGGTGGCATGCAAATCGCCTTAGGTGCGGATGTTAGAATTGCGAGCCCTGACAGCAAGTTATCTATTATGGAAGCAAAATGGGGGCTAGTGCCGGATATGGCGGGCTTAGTGGCGCTGAGGCAAATCATGCCCAAGGATCAGGCGATGTTACTCAGTCTTACGGCCAAAGTGTTGTCGGGCGAAGAGGCTAGTCGCTTAGGGCTAGTGACTCAGCTAAGTGATAATCCCATGTTAAGCGCGCAGCAATTGGCTCAGGAGCTTCTCAATACCTCCCCCGATGCCGCAGCGGCGATCAAGTTGAGCATCAACCGCAGTTGGACGGCGTCGATTCGTGCACTCCTATGCCGTGAGTCGTGGAGCCAAGTGAGACTGTTACTCGGAAAAAATCGCGCGATTGCGGCGACTCGTCAGCTAAAGGATCCCAACAAAGCTTATCAAGATCGCCAATCGAGTTGGTAG
- a CDS encoding DUF3530 family protein codes for MVRIIPSILSLALALASASLLAADPSTQAPDPNTQASEASTQAPETTPQNAETSLPSTAPKGQAAAKRTSNYLPANEIKQITIDDQPLELLVRSWEGRKKLGAAIILPATNGTADAPGLMAFVRRNINAAGWASLSLTPPTEPPAPNFATPATEVTSAGSAQLSSPSNKPSQKVKPEQSNKHLLEQEDFLVKSMSQLDSVGTDFPGKRVLITADQSAGLLISLLSQKKIADPDVLIVINPYSEDEARNQAIAEKLAKLTMPILDIQSPDGHPASLETAEQRKSLAVTLEAPNYRQTTLALNLDNESAWQNCLSAIRGFAARMSGAN; via the coding sequence ATGGTGCGTATTATCCCCTCGATATTGAGCCTAGCCTTAGCTCTCGCCAGTGCGAGCTTACTCGCCGCAGATCCCAGCACTCAAGCACCAGACCCCAATACTCAGGCGTCAGAAGCAAGTACTCAGGCGCCAGAGACAACTCCCCAGAACGCCGAGACGAGCCTGCCTAGCACAGCGCCCAAGGGGCAAGCTGCGGCGAAAAGAACGAGCAACTATTTACCCGCCAATGAAATTAAGCAGATCACCATAGATGATCAGCCGCTCGAACTCTTAGTCCGTTCATGGGAAGGCCGCAAAAAACTCGGCGCCGCGATTATTTTACCCGCCACCAATGGCACCGCCGATGCGCCCGGATTAATGGCCTTTGTCAGACGTAATATCAATGCGGCTGGCTGGGCCAGTTTAAGCCTTACCCCGCCAACAGAGCCGCCCGCACCCAACTTTGCCACTCCGGCAACCGAAGTGACCTCCGCAGGTTCGGCGCAGTTAAGCAGCCCTTCGAATAAACCGAGCCAAAAAGTGAAACCCGAGCAGAGCAATAAGCATCTGCTTGAGCAGGAAGACTTTTTAGTCAAAAGCATGTCACAGCTCGACAGCGTAGGCACCGACTTTCCCGGTAAACGAGTGTTGATCACCGCAGATCAAAGTGCGGGATTATTGATAAGCCTATTAAGCCAAAAGAAAATTGCCGATCCAGATGTATTAATCGTCATCAATCCCTACAGCGAAGATGAGGCGCGTAACCAAGCCATCGCCGAGAAACTAGCTAAGCTCACTATGCCGATACTCGATATTCAATCACCCGATGGTCACCCCGCATCGTTAGAAACGGCAGAGCAACGCAAAAGCCTCGCCGTGACGTTAGAAGCGCCGAATTATCGGCAAACGACATTGGCATTAAATCTGGATAACGAGAGTGCATGGCAGAATTGTTTAAGCGCCATTAGGGGATTCGCCGCCCGTATGAGCGGCGCCAATTGA
- the rapA gene encoding RNA polymerase-associated protein RapA, giving the protein MPFALGQRWISDTESELGLGTVVQVEGRMVTVLFPATGENRMFSRNEAPLTRVIYNPGDTVESHEGWSLSVEELTEKDGLVVYHGIHSETGEKASLRETLLNHNIRFNKPQDRLFAGQIDRLDRFGIRYQCQLLRHQLATSDLLGLQGPRVGLIPHQMWIAHEVGRRYAPRVLLADEVGLGKTIEAGLIIHQQLLTGRAERVLIIVPDTLRHQWLVEMLRRFNLRFSVFDEDRCVEAFADHDDPFYTEQLVICSLELLRKKKRLDQALDADWDLLVVDEAHHLEWTEEAPSRAYQVVEALSEVVPGVLLLTATPDQLGHESHFARLRLLDPDRFYDYDAFLAEENSYKDVAVAAEALAGDGKLSDAAINSLTELLSEKDIAPSIRLIQAEDIDSELQQAARSELLQELLDRHGTGRVLYRNSRASVKGFPKRIFNAYPHAMPEQYLTAARVNEMMGGRKTLEAKAAQALSPEKLYQEFEDNSASWWKFDPRVDWLIEFLKSHRSKKVLIIASGADTALSLEEALRTREGIQATVFHEGMSIIERDKAGAYFAQEEGGAQALICSEIGSEGRNFQFASHLVLFDLPLNPDLLEQRIGRLDRIGQKNDIQIHLPYLQDTAQERLLNWYHQGLNAFELTCPSGHVLYSEFAEDLLNVLVGGDEDELTNLLNHTQSRYKELKHAMEQGRDKLLEINSHGGDKAKAIVERLAQSDQDTKLIGSVIRLWDIIGVDQEDKGENSIILRPSEHMMFPTYPGLHEDGVTVTFDRDTALSRDDIALITQEHPLVQTGLDLITGSDTGTTSVAILKNKALPAGTLFLELIYMADASAPKSSQLYRYLPPTPIRVLLDKNGNDLSAKVDYTSFDKQLSAVNRHIGSKLVTASQPILHPLFAKGEEYAQAAVNELVAQAREKMTSQLTGELDRLESLKAVNPNIREEELEYLRNQMQELSTYLDASQLQLDAIRMVLVSHV; this is encoded by the coding sequence ATGCCGTTTGCCTTAGGACAACGTTGGATAAGTGATACCGAGTCAGAGCTTGGTTTAGGAACAGTCGTACAAGTTGAAGGCCGTATGGTCACAGTGTTATTCCCTGCGACTGGTGAGAACCGCATGTTCTCGCGCAACGAAGCCCCCCTGACCCGTGTCATATACAACCCTGGCGATACGGTTGAAAGCCATGAAGGCTGGAGCCTCTCGGTTGAAGAACTCACCGAAAAAGACGGCCTCGTCGTCTACCACGGTATCCACAGCGAAACGGGCGAAAAAGCCAGCCTGCGTGAGACTCTGTTAAACCACAATATTCGCTTTAACAAACCGCAGGATCGCCTGTTTGCCGGTCAGATTGACCGCCTCGACCGTTTCGGCATTCGTTACCAATGCCAATTACTGCGTCATCAATTGGCGACCTCAGATTTACTCGGCTTACAAGGTCCACGCGTCGGTCTTATCCCCCACCAGATGTGGATTGCCCATGAAGTGGGTCGCCGTTATGCACCACGTGTATTGCTGGCCGACGAAGTAGGTTTAGGTAAAACCATCGAAGCGGGTCTGATTATCCATCAACAACTGCTCACTGGCCGCGCCGAACGGGTGTTGATTATTGTGCCGGATACCCTGCGCCATCAGTGGTTAGTGGAAATGCTGCGCCGCTTTAACCTGCGCTTCTCGGTATTTGATGAAGACCGTTGTGTCGAGGCCTTTGCCGACCATGACGATCCTTTCTACACCGAGCAGTTAGTGATTTGTTCACTCGAATTACTACGTAAAAAGAAACGTCTCGACCAAGCACTCGATGCCGATTGGGATCTGCTGGTCGTCGACGAGGCCCACCACTTAGAGTGGACCGAAGAAGCTCCGAGCCGTGCCTACCAAGTGGTTGAAGCATTGAGCGAAGTGGTGCCAGGGGTATTATTGCTGACCGCAACGCCAGATCAACTCGGCCATGAGAGCCACTTTGCGCGCCTGCGTTTGCTCGACCCTGATCGTTTCTACGACTACGATGCCTTCCTCGCCGAAGAAAACAGCTACAAAGATGTCGCCGTTGCTGCCGAAGCCTTAGCGGGCGACGGAAAATTATCCGATGCCGCCATCAACAGCCTGACAGAATTACTGAGCGAGAAAGATATCGCCCCAAGCATTCGTTTAATTCAAGCCGAAGATATCGACAGCGAGCTGCAACAAGCGGCCCGCAGCGAGTTGCTGCAAGAATTGCTCGATCGCCACGGCACTGGCCGCGTGCTTTATCGCAATAGCCGCGCCTCGGTTAAAGGCTTCCCGAAACGTATTTTCAACGCCTATCCCCATGCAATGCCAGAGCAGTATCTCACCGCTGCCCGTGTGAATGAGATGATGGGTGGCCGTAAGACCTTAGAAGCAAAAGCAGCACAAGCCCTAAGCCCTGAAAAACTCTACCAAGAATTTGAAGATAACAGCGCCAGTTGGTGGAAATTCGATCCTCGCGTGGATTGGTTAATCGAGTTCTTAAAATCGCACCGCAGCAAGAAAGTGCTGATCATCGCCAGTGGCGCCGATACCGCCCTGAGCTTAGAAGAAGCCCTGCGTACCCGTGAAGGTATTCAAGCCACAGTCTTCCACGAAGGCATGTCGATCATCGAGCGCGACAAGGCAGGTGCCTACTTCGCCCAAGAAGAAGGCGGCGCCCAAGCGCTGATCTGTTCTGAAATCGGCTCCGAAGGTCGTAACTTCCAGTTCGCCAGCCACTTAGTGCTGTTCGATCTGCCATTGAACCCAGATTTATTAGAGCAACGTATCGGCCGTTTAGACCGTATCGGGCAGAAGAACGATATCCAAATTCACCTGCCTTATCTGCAAGATACGGCGCAGGAGCGTCTGCTCAACTGGTATCACCAAGGTCTGAATGCCTTCGAGCTGACCTGTCCAAGTGGCCATGTGCTGTACAGTGAATTTGCCGAAGATCTGTTGAATGTTCTCGTCGGCGGTGATGAAGATGAGCTGACCAATCTGCTCAACCACACCCAAAGCCGTTACAAAGAACTGAAACACGCTATGGAGCAAGGCCGCGATAAGCTGCTGGAAATCAACTCCCACGGTGGCGATAAGGCCAAGGCGATTGTCGAGCGTTTAGCCCAAAGCGATCAGGACACTAAGTTGATTGGTTCGGTGATCCGCTTGTGGGACATTATCGGTGTTGATCAAGAAGATAAAGGTGAAAACTCTATCATCCTGCGTCCAAGCGAACACATGATGTTCCCAACCTATCCAGGCCTGCATGAGGATGGCGTGACGGTCACCTTCGATCGTGATACCGCGCTATCCCGTGACGATATCGCCCTGATCACCCAAGAGCACCCATTAGTGCAAACAGGCTTAGATCTGATCACTGGCTCTGACACAGGCACGACGAGCGTCGCGATTTTGAAAAACAAAGCCTTACCCGCAGGCACCCTGTTCTTAGAACTGATTTATATGGCGGATGCTTCGGCTCCTAAATCCAGCCAGCTATATCGTTATCTGCCACCAACACCTATCCGCGTATTGCTGGATAAAAACGGTAACGATTTGTCAGCTAAGGTGGATTACACTAGCTTTGACAAACAGTTAAGCGCGGTTAACCGCCATATTGGCAGCAAGTTAGTCACAGCTTCACAACCGATTCTGCATCCATTATTTGCTAAGGGTGAAGAATATGCCCAAGCCGCGGTGAACGAGTTAGTAGCCCAGGCGCGTGAGAAAATGACCAGCCAACTGACGGGCGAATTAGACCGTTTAGAATCCTTGAAAGCGGTTAACCCGAATATCCGTGAGGAAGAATTAGAGTACCTACGTAATCAAATGCAGGAGCTGAGCACTTACCTCGACGCGAGTCAGCTACAGCTCGATGCGATTCGTATGGTATTGGTGAGCCATGTCTAA
- a CDS encoding PhoH family protein — translation MEQDDRKLFVLDTNVLLHEPLAIYSFKEHDVVIPMTVLEELDQIKDRKSDVSRDARVAIRALEDTLGGDTTPEQIINGVPLPSREGHADAIGALSIFPDHLVDFTLGALPGDGNDNRIINTALHLQNLHHPRTVVLVTKDINMRLKAKGAGIQLVEDYRTDQLIDDIRFLSKGFYQFEGNFWEHLNKVSTERHGRHTIHEVPLKDLDNEPFYINQYLIDTESDFCGRVTERSDTHLHILDLGRERLKNLEAWGVKPKNVYQGMALQALLDPDIDLVILTGPAGCGKTLLAMAAALELVVERNRYDKVIVTRNTPEIAESIGFLPGTEEEKMLPWLAAITDTLEVLHKNDVNPTGSLNYIMEKANIQFKSINFMRGRSIQNSIVLLDECQNLTASQIKTMITRMGEGTKLICCGNLAQIDSNYLTAVTSGLTYIVERFKDFEGSANLYLNGVVRSRLAEYAEEHL, via the coding sequence ATGGAACAAGACGACAGAAAGTTGTTTGTACTGGATACCAATGTGTTACTACATGAACCTTTGGCGATCTATTCGTTTAAAGAGCACGATGTGGTCATTCCGATGACAGTGCTAGAAGAGCTAGACCAGATTAAAGATCGAAAGAGTGATGTGAGTCGGGATGCTAGGGTCGCCATACGGGCGTTGGAAGATACCCTAGGCGGTGATACAACACCGGAACAAATCATTAATGGTGTCCCTTTGCCGAGTCGAGAAGGGCATGCCGATGCGATAGGGGCGCTGTCTATTTTCCCTGACCATCTTGTCGATTTTACCCTAGGCGCCTTGCCGGGGGATGGCAACGATAACCGCATTATCAACACAGCTCTGCACCTGCAAAACCTCCACCATCCACGTACCGTGGTGTTAGTCACTAAAGATATCAATATGCGTCTTAAGGCCAAGGGCGCGGGCATTCAATTGGTTGAGGATTATCGAACCGACCAGCTGATCGATGATATTCGTTTCCTCAGCAAGGGCTTTTATCAATTCGAAGGGAATTTCTGGGAACATTTAAACAAGGTATCCACCGAGCGCCACGGTCGACATACGATTCACGAAGTCCCATTGAAGGATTTAGACAACGAACCCTTCTACATTAACCAGTATCTGATTGATACCGAATCTGATTTTTGTGGCCGCGTCACCGAGCGTAGCGATACCCATCTGCATATTTTAGATCTGGGCCGCGAGCGCTTAAAAAACCTCGAGGCTTGGGGGGTAAAACCTAAGAATGTTTACCAAGGCATGGCGTTGCAGGCGCTGCTCGATCCCGATATCGATCTGGTGATCTTAACCGGGCCAGCGGGTTGCGGTAAAACCTTACTGGCAATGGCGGCGGCACTTGAGCTGGTGGTAGAGCGCAATCGCTACGATAAGGTGATTGTGACTCGTAATACGCCGGAAATCGCTGAATCGATAGGTTTTTTACCCGGCACCGAAGAAGAGAAGATGTTGCCATGGCTGGCGGCGATTACCGATACCTTAGAAGTGCTGCATAAGAATGATGTGAATCCCACAGGCAGTTTGAACTACATCATGGAGAAGGCGAATATCCAATTTAAGTCGATCAACTTTATGCGCGGCCGCTCGATCCAAAACTCCATCGTGCTCTTGGATGAATGCCAAAACCTGACGGCATCGCAGATCAAAACCATGATCACTCGGATGGGCGAAGGCACAAAATTGATTTGTTGCGGTAACTTAGCGCAGATCGATTCGAACTATCTCACCGCGGTGACCTCGGGTTTAACCTACATCGTGGAACGTTTTAAAGACTTTGAAGGTAGCGCTAACCTGTACTTGAATGGGGTGGTGCGTTCACGCTTGGCCGAATACGCCGAAGAACATCTCTAA
- a CDS encoding response regulator has translation MKSSEPDLQLKSPIQKNYNRAVFYTYIGVIVLSLLTAWMFFDRQKTQQMDQREEQVERHVLQIDLLLESSIRAVKSLRDVAVDHLRLGELVRKERLPQYGKFNESGQYFTLEPNYAKGGKPFTNMGRITGAGSLDGRSDKFYQELEMLFELSLSFPVAKEAAPKASAIYYLSRQRMMSYFPWTNGDQRFRDELLNKKQFQYATPAMNPQRSVFWSEAYVDSTGKGLLTTLGVPVYLDDEFMGSINLDMTLASLARQIRVYFKMPGTVILLDQQNNILSHSDFDGSDINRVYHISQRIPSELHSLPESELFDAHEGIIRNGYYIHSVALHNAPWRLLYLQNEDDLFQDSVEKLQLTFILVVIALSVLVTIVHWQTRRSFVSPASRLLSHLEGCSQEPRKPPEKITPGWEPWFLLVSRIFEENKQYTHHLAEQNKRLDKLVARRTERLKDATERREREYALLRSLLDSIPEAIVFKDKEGNYLGCNKAAERMLGYTESEMIGLSSEDLTSPEMGIRIRAEDEQILKDRTPLRYQEKVELAGKPVLLDTLKLPFYNRRGELQGLIAVWRDVTREYESAEQLRLSEERYHLAMDAVEDGLWDWYLDSEHIICNPSYYSMLGYKPNEFPALVSAIDQLTHPDDRIRVEEYRNQYLQNPVDAYEIEFRILGKNGSYHWVLSRGRVVEFTADGQPKRMVGTHKDITRHKSNEVALLEAKQDAELANLYKSEFLANMSHEIRTPMNAIIGMLQLAQRTSLTAQQKDYLEKAGFSAQSLLRIINDILDFSKIEAGKLELERVPFPLDKVLDHALDLNALKAQEQGVELLLYAPVTAGLILKGDPLRLGQVLINLLSNAVKFTQSGEIELGCEDVGERDHRITLKFWVRDTGIGISKDQQEKLFDAFAQADGSTTRKYGGTGLGLSISKHLVSMMGGKMQVQSELGVGSTFSFTISFEIAEEAKVEPLVVPEKLNNLRTLVVDDNPTALQIYSALMRDFHFEVDTAASGAEALYKLSRDPIDLLLLDWMMPEMDGGDVITAIDTMVAEGRIAKRPIIIMMTAYAAEPLQHEVDSANVFAVLQKPFKASSLFDEIIAAFADEPRLNVVQPIAEVPVEEGEHTGLVLLVEDNFINQQVATELLKSAGYEVVVAGNGQIALDIIDSRPFDAVLMDIQMPVMDGLTAARALRERFSADVLPIIAMTAHAMSGDREKSLAAGMNAHITKPIVLTELFETLSHWIKHKNNHH, from the coding sequence ATGAAATCGAGTGAGCCGGATCTCCAGCTAAAATCGCCGATCCAAAAGAATTATAACCGTGCTGTTTTTTATACTTATATCGGCGTGATTGTCCTGTCGTTGCTGACGGCGTGGATGTTTTTCGATCGCCAAAAAACTCAGCAGATGGATCAGCGTGAAGAGCAGGTCGAGCGTCACGTATTGCAAATCGACTTATTGCTGGAGTCGAGCATCCGCGCGGTGAAGAGCCTGCGGGATGTGGCCGTGGATCACCTGCGCTTAGGTGAGCTGGTGCGTAAAGAGCGTTTACCTCAATACGGCAAATTTAACGAGAGTGGTCAGTATTTTACCTTAGAGCCTAACTACGCCAAGGGCGGTAAGCCCTTTACCAACATGGGGCGGATCACGGGCGCGGGTTCCCTCGATGGTCGCAGCGATAAGTTCTACCAAGAGCTGGAAATGCTGTTTGAATTGTCACTGTCTTTCCCTGTGGCGAAAGAAGCCGCACCTAAAGCCTCGGCGATTTATTATTTATCGCGCCAACGGATGATGTCCTACTTCCCGTGGACCAACGGCGACCAGCGTTTTAGGGACGAGCTGCTCAATAAGAAACAATTCCAATACGCCACCCCGGCGATGAACCCGCAGCGCAGTGTGTTTTGGAGTGAGGCCTACGTCGATTCGACGGGCAAAGGCTTGCTGACCACCTTAGGTGTGCCCGTTTATCTCGATGATGAGTTTATGGGTTCAATTAACCTCGATATGACCTTGGCCTCATTGGCGCGGCAAATTCGGGTGTACTTCAAGATGCCAGGGACTGTGATCCTGCTCGATCAGCAGAACAATATTTTGTCCCACAGTGACTTCGATGGCTCTGATATCAATCGGGTATATCACATCAGTCAGCGTATTCCGTCTGAGCTGCATTCGCTTCCTGAGTCCGAATTATTCGATGCCCACGAAGGCATTATTCGTAACGGTTACTATATTCACTCGGTTGCGCTGCATAACGCGCCGTGGCGCTTGTTGTATCTGCAAAATGAAGACGACCTGTTCCAAGATTCGGTCGAAAAACTGCAGCTGACCTTTATCCTCGTAGTCATCGCCCTGTCGGTGCTGGTGACCATAGTGCACTGGCAAACGCGTCGCTCCTTCGTGAGCCCTGCATCGCGCCTATTGTCGCACTTAGAGGGCTGCTCCCAAGAGCCGCGTAAACCGCCGGAAAAAATCACTCCTGGGTGGGAGCCTTGGTTCCTGCTGGTGAGCCGCATTTTTGAGGAAAACAAGCAATACACCCATCATTTGGCTGAGCAGAATAAGCGACTCGACAAGCTGGTTGCGCGCCGTACCGAGCGGTTAAAAGATGCGACCGAACGCCGCGAGCGTGAGTATGCGTTGTTGCGCTCCTTACTCGACTCCATCCCTGAAGCCATTGTCTTTAAAGATAAAGAGGGGAATTACCTCGGTTGTAACAAGGCCGCCGAGCGGATGCTGGGCTACACCGAAAGCGAGATGATCGGTCTGTCGTCGGAGGATTTAACTTCACCGGAGATGGGCATTCGTATTCGCGCCGAGGATGAGCAGATCTTAAAAGATCGCACCCCGCTGCGTTATCAAGAGAAGGTTGAGTTAGCGGGCAAACCTGTATTGCTCGACACCTTGAAACTACCTTTCTATAACCGCCGTGGCGAGCTGCAAGGCTTGATTGCCGTATGGCGCGATGTGACGCGTGAGTACGAGTCCGCCGAGCAGTTACGTCTGTCGGAAGAGCGTTACCATTTAGCGATGGACGCGGTAGAAGACGGTCTGTGGGACTGGTATCTGGATTCGGAGCATATCATTTGCAACCCATCCTACTATTCGATGCTGGGTTATAAACCCAATGAATTCCCTGCGTTAGTGTCGGCTATCGACCAACTGACGCACCCCGACGATAGAATTCGGGTCGAAGAATACCGTAATCAGTATCTGCAAAATCCCGTCGATGCCTATGAGATCGAGTTTAGGATTTTAGGCAAAAACGGCAGTTATCACTGGGTGCTTTCCCGCGGCCGGGTGGTGGAGTTTACTGCCGATGGTCAGCCTAAGCGTATGGTCGGTACCCATAAAGACATCACGCGCCATAAGAGCAACGAAGTAGCACTGCTGGAGGCGAAGCAGGACGCGGAACTGGCGAACCTGTATAAGAGTGAATTCTTGGCGAATATGAGCCATGAAATCCGCACGCCAATGAACGCCATTATCGGCATGTTGCAGTTAGCGCAGCGCACCTCGCTGACGGCGCAGCAGAAGGATTACCTCGAAAAAGCCGGATTCTCGGCGCAGTCGTTACTGCGGATTATTAACGATATTCTCGACTTCTCTAAGATTGAGGCAGGTAAGTTAGAGCTGGAGCGGGTGCCGTTCCCATTGGATAAAGTGCTCGACCATGCCCTCGATCTCAACGCGCTTAAGGCGCAGGAGCAAGGCGTCGAGTTATTACTGTATGCGCCAGTGACGGCAGGCCTCATTCTTAAGGGCGACCCGCTGCGTCTAGGCCAAGTGCTGATCAACCTGTTATCGAATGCAGTGAAGTTTACCCAATCCGGTGAGATTGAATTGGGCTGCGAAGATGTGGGCGAGCGCGACCATCGGATTACCTTAAAATTCTGGGTGCGGGATACGGGTATTGGGATCAGTAAAGATCAGCAGGAAAAACTGTTCGATGCCTTTGCCCAAGCCGATGGTTCGACGACCCGTAAGTACGGTGGCACGGGATTAGGTTTATCGATCAGTAAGCATCTGGTCTCCATGATGGGCGGCAAGATGCAGGTGCAGAGTGAGTTAGGCGTTGGCAGTACCTTCAGCTTTACCATCAGCTTCGAAATTGCCGAAGAGGCCAAGGTTGAGCCCTTAGTGGTACCTGAAAAACTCAATAATTTACGTACACTTGTGGTAGATGATAACCCGACGGCGCTGCAAATTTATTCGGCATTGATGCGCGATTTCCACTTCGAGGTGGATACGGCCGCCAGCGGCGCCGAGGCGCTATACAAGTTGTCGCGGGATCCTATCGATTTATTGTTGCTCGACTGGATGATGCCAGAGATGGATGGTGGCGATGTGATCACCGCCATCGATACCATGGTGGCCGAAGGCCGTATCGCGAAACGACCCATTATCATCATGATGACCGCCTATGCGGCTGAGCCTTTACAACACGAAGTCGACAGTGCCAATGTGTTTGCCGTGCTGCAAAAACCCTTTAAGGCATCGAGTCTGTTCGATGAGATCATCGCCGCCTTTGCTGATGAACCAAGGCTCAATGTGGTGCAGCCGATTGCCGAAGTGCCTGTCGAAGAGGGCGAACACACAGGGCTTGTGCTCTTGGTGGAAGATAACTTTATCAACCAACAGGTGGCGACTGAGCTGCTAAAGAGCGCGGGATACGAAGTCGTTGTTGCTGGGAATGGTCAAATTGCCCTCGATATTATCGACTCGCGCCCCTTCGATGCGGTATTAATGGATATTCAAATGCCAGTGATGGATGGTTTAACCGCGGCGCGGGCACTGCGTGAACGCTTTAGCGCCGATGTACTACCTATTATCGCCATGACGGCCCATGCGATGTCGGGCGATCGGGAAAAGAGTCTCGCGGCGGGGATGAATGCCCATATTACTAAGCCGATAGTGTTAACTGAGCTGTTTGAAACCTTATCGCATTGGATAAAACACAAGAATAATCATCATTAA